A segment of the Acidobacteriota bacterium genome:
TTGCCCGTTCGAATCATCGTGGCCAGGCGATCGGCGCGGCCGCGCCGACCCGCCAGGCCATCGTCGACCTGCCGCGCCCAGACGGAATCCATGATGTGGAACGAGACCGCCGTCCAGCACGCTTCCTGGAACCCGACATCCCTGGTAGACAGCGCCATGTCGGCAAACCGGATCGCGCTCACGAACTTCGCGGCGCCGGCGACGCCCAGGTTGAAGACGAAGTCGATGATGGCGCGCTGCCGCACGCCATCGAGCGCGTCGAAGTTGGGCCAGCGGCCGCGCACGTCGGTTTCGAACCGATCGACATCCGCGGCGAGCTGCAGCTGGCCGTCGGCCTCGGTGAGCCCATCACGTTCAATCCAGGCCCGCGTCAGCGGCCGGCCCAGGGCTCGCTCGAGCGGGCCGAGGCCGCGGTCGTCGATGTTGTAGCCGCACAGGATCGTGAGCTTTCCGGACGTGCACCGGTAGAGGCGCAGCCGCATACCCTCGTGGTCGATCAACTGCTGGCGTAGCGCGGCGCGATGGTCAGCGGTCACGCGGACCCCAGTTCCGGCGCCACGAAGGTGCCCTGCCACTCGAGCACGCGCGCGCCAGCCTTCACCGGCACGGCGTCGACGCAGACTACGAGCTCATCGCCGTTGGCTTTCACCAGCACGCAGTCCCGGCGCAGGATGCGGCCGTCGCGGATGGTGTGATCCCACGCCAGCATGAACGCCTCGACCTGGTCTTGATGAATCAGATTCACCCAGCCCATGCCGAGCAGGTCTCGCGACGGGTAGCCGGTCATCACTTCAAAGGCGCGGTTCACCGAGACAAACCGGCCCGACACGTCGGCCTGGAACGCCGGGCGGGCCATGCCGTCAAAGATGGCGGCCTGACGCGCGACCACGATGGTCAGTTGGTCCTTCATGCTCCCGCCGCCGTTGGGACTCAGCTCCGCCTCCACCTGCTGTTTGATCTGGCGGACCTCGCCCTCGATGCGATCAACCGTGGCAACCATTCGATGCACGCCCGCAAAGTGGGCTGTCACTGGTGTCACCATCAGCCGCCAGAGCTTCATCGCGAGCGGGCGCGTGAGCCAGTACAGCGCGCCGCCTGGTAATACCACGGCTGCGAGTAACCACCAGGATTCAACGGTCTCCCACATGCGCCCTCCTACACCGCCGCCGCGTAGAACGCATCGCGGATCTCGTCGGCGCGCTGCTGCGTCATCAAGTTGACCGACACCACGTGGGCGAGCATCGTCGCGACCAATGGGTGGTCGGTTTCCACGTGCTCAACAAGGGCCAACATCTCGAGCGCGTAGATCATCGACGTATCGCCGCCCGCGGCGCGCGCCTTGAGTTGCAAGTACTCGGTCGGGGTCATCAATTGGATGAACTTGAACCGAGAGAGCGTGCGAACGGGCGGCGATGGAAGGGGCTCCTGCGCCCACTCGCCGTCCGTCCAGATGACCCGAAAGCCGGGCTCCGGTTCCGGCATCTCGGGCGCCAGCACGTAGCCCGCGTCGGCGATTTCATCCGCCGTAAACGTTGACGGGTCGGTGCGGGTGAGACCGCTCGACAGCCGAATCCGGAACGGGATCGCGGCCGGCGTCTGCCCCGGAAACCGCTCGTTGAAGTACTGATCCAATGTTGACCTCTCCCTACAGGAACCCGGGCTCGAGGGCGACCATGACGGCGCCCCAATTTGTGTTGCCGCTCAACGTCGCCGTGATCGTGGTAGAGCCGGCCGGCGTGATCGGTGCGTCACTATCCGCCGCGGCTGTCACGCCGCCGAATGTCCCTACCTGCGTCGCACCTGCCGACCATGACGACACCGACCCGTTAACGACGGTGTACTGCACGGCCCAGCAGCCGGCGACGGTGGTCGAGAAGTTCACCGAGGCCATGTTCGACGATCCATTGCTGTTCGTCGCGAACACCGAGATCGGGGACTGAATGACGCCCGAGTAGGAGATGGCAATCGTGTAGCCGCCGCCCGTCGACGCGACCGTGTGCGCGCCGGATGGCGGGTTGGAGAGCTCCCAAATCGAGCACTGGCCGGAGCCCTGCTGTATCTGCGCAACCCTCGTCAGCGCGACGCCGTTGTAGGTGATCGCGCTGGCGTCCGGCCACGAACACACTAGAAGCTTCCGGTTACGGCCGCTTCCGCAGGTATGCGAGAACGAGGCGCCGCCGGTGGTCACCGCGTCGAAGGCCACCGTGTCGCGCTGGCGGGGCCAAATGCCCGCCCGGTGCGCGTTCGTCATGAGGTTCAGAAGCCACACCCCGCTCGCCGACAGGATCGTCGGCGTTCGAGTGGCGCCGATCACGCCGCCGTTCCATCCGGACATAGCTAGCTCATATCCTCGCCGCTGGCGACGGCCTCGAGATCGCCGGACGCCGACGCCAACACGGTCAGCTTGTCGCCTTCCTCGAGGTAGAGCGGGCACCATTCTTTCGGAGCGACCGACCCGTCGGCAGGGATCGAAAGCGTCTGCCCAAGCTTGAAGTACGTGGCGGTCGACGAGTCATACCATTCAACGGTGCCGTCGACCGGCACCAACCCGTCGACGTTCGCCAAGTTGATGACGTTGACCCGCACGACGTGATCGGCCGCCACCGCGGGGATCAGGTCCGTCCGCGACGTGCCGACCGCGCACCCGTAGGTCTTGCCTGTAATCGTTGAGACTGACGCGATGTTCGGGGCCGCCATCTATCCTCCAAAAATGATCGCCATTGCGACCGAGCCGTCGAGCCTCACGAAGGGGCCGCCGTTCTTGCTGGCACGAATTGAGTTGGTTGCGGAGTTGTGGTAAATGACCGCGTCACCAGACGGCGATACGGCTGGATCAGACGCGGCCCCGTCGATTTTCACCTGGGACAGTGCCACCGTCCCGGCCTGGATGGCGTTCAAGTTGTCTCGGTGATCCGTGTTTAGCGTGGCAGCCGAATGCACCTCGCCCGCCACATATGTCCGAGGAGTCGTCCAGACACCAACAGCCACCGGACCCAAGGGCCACACCACTGACAACCAAGACAGAAGGTCTGGAAGCACATCCACAAATGGGAGCATCATCACCAGCGCACCCCGTGAGCCGCGTTTTCGATGGCTAGATCCAGAAGCCCTTCCGTCTCTGGGTTCCATCCCCTGTTCACAGTCCGAGGTCGGGCCAACAGCAAGTGCTCAATATTGAGTCGATCGGGGTCGGCCGGGAAAACAACATGGGTGTGGATCGCTCCGCAGCCCATACAGTAGGCAGCCGCGAAGCCGGGGTCGGCCGGCACACCCGCGCCACACTCGCAGTCGACCAGCCAACGCCCGTGGTCCACCCGCGTCAGCTTCTCTGCGACGGACTCGTGCACTGAGATGCGCAACCCTTGTCGCTGAAGCTTCGAGACTACGGCTGCGTGCCTTCGGCGACACGCCGATTCATCTCGCACGCGGTGCACGTCCCTTGTGGTTTCAATAACAAATTTCATGGCGTTGGTTCTCTGTCCTTAGGTGGCCTAGCCGTAGGCCAACACGTTGTCGTCCAGGGTGCCGGCGATCGGATCGTCCAGAATCAGAACGTCCGAAGTGTCTGCTGGTGCAAGGGTGTATTCCGTCGACAACAGACCGTCGAGTGTTAACTCCTGGTCGAGTGCATGAATAAAGGCCTGCGCCGAGTCGATGCCGGTCGTGGCGTCGGTGATGGCGATGGCGTCTCCGACGTCGCGGAGAATCGCCTGCTCAAGGAGCGCGTCGCTGAGTTCAGATCCGATGCGCACCTTGGTGGGCACATTGGTGACACCACCATGCACGTGCGCCTTGAACTGCGCGACCCCGACACCAACATTGCGATCGCCCTGGTAGGGCATCAGAATCGGAGTCGGCAGCGGTTGACGACCGTAGGCCTCAATGCTGGTCTCGTTCTCGCCACGGCTCGACACGGGCCGATAGCGATACAGCCCCTTGCCGCGGCACTGCAGGCCGTCAGCGCCGCCAGGGCCACGGACGTAACCTTCGACGCTACCGTTGTTGGTCAGTTCGAGCATGACTCTCGACCCAAAATAGGTCGCCACGACCACGAAGGACGCCGCCAGATCGGATCCAGCCCCATCCATGGAGCTATTTGCGGTCCAGTCGGTCGTGACTACAGGCGCCACCATGCTTTTGCCACCGACAAACACCGCCTCGTTATCGGGATCTCGGTAGTAGACGAACAACGTTTCCGTGCGGCCGGCTGAGACCGACACGGGGCTGTCGAGCCTGACCAGGACGGTGGTCGCCGCAGCATCAACTCGCCGAGGCACCGTCAGCGTCTCGACGTCGTTGAAAATATGATCGAGCGAAGAAGGCGCCTGAAGTGAGCCAGGCTCATCCGACAGATCTGCGGTCTCGAACTCATACTCTGGCTCCACACCAGCACGGGCGTGCCGGTTCTCGAACCGAAGCGTTTCGCCAGCGTCGGAGTCCCCTCGGAGATAGAGATACCCGCCCTCGCTTTGGAGGATGTCCTGGGCCACTTGCGAGGCCTTCGCGACAGATCCACCGAGATCATCGAATGCAAACGCGTATTCGTCGAGCCCCGTGTCCAGATCGACGTGCGCCGGCGCCTCTTCTGCAAGGTCAATCAGAAGTTGCAGCAGTTCATCGGGGCGCACGTTTTCCTGAAGGTCGAGCGCCACGGCATCGAGCGTGGCGAAGTCGTCCATCCAGTCGCGCGCGACGCAGGTGACGGCCCGAAGGCCGACCACAGCCGGATCCGGCGTGCAGACGCGCAGGCGCCCCTTGAACACGAAACGGGTGTTCGTGCCGTCGGTGAGCCGCAGGCGAATCCAAATGCCATGCCGCCAACCCGTGCGGCAATTGGGATGCCCAGGCGACCAGAAGCCTTCCACGCCGGCCTCGTTCTGTGTCGAGTTGTCCAGCGTGAAGCTGAACGTCCCGGGTCCGGCCAGAAGATCCAACGGTCCGAATCCGAAGATGCCACGCCGCCAGCGGAGTGGGTCCCGGATCAGGTCGGCCGTGATGTCATCCCACTCATCGACGCCGTATTCGTTTAGCACAAGCGCTTCGACGCGTGGCGTCACGACGTTGGCCATTACAGGCGCCTCCCGGCGGTCTGTGCGCCATGACGGGCTGCGGACTCTACCATCGACGGAATGATCGTGGCGAGGTCGCGGCGCAGCCCGGCCAGTTCCTTTAGGAGTCCTGAGTCGGCGCTGCCGCCACCATCACCAAATCTACGGCCACCGCCGCTGAAGGCGAAGTCCTCACTACCCGCCTCGCCGGCTAGGAACAGCGTGGGGCCCGTGACGTGGCCCATGCCACCTTCGGCCATCGGCAGCACAGGCACCCCGCCGATCGTGCCCTGCCCGAAGTCCTCAGGCGCGCCGGGGTCGTAATATTGGGCTTCGATTGTGATCGTTTTGTGCGCCGGAATCGCACCGATGGCGTTCGACACGCCCAGGAACTGATCGATCAGCGCCGACACTTTCACGATCAGCGCGTCCATGCCGGCGATGAGCTTGTCTTGGGCGCTGGCGCCGGTCTCTTTCCAAATGCCCAGCTCTATGCTCTGGTCGATGAGTTCCTGGGTGCCAGCCTCGAGGGGGATGTTCAGCAGCTCGGATTGCACCTTCGCCTGATGCAGGTAGTCCTGCATGGGCAGGAGGGCCAGGCGCGAGCCTTCCTCCGTGCCGGCAAATTCGGCCTGCAGTCGGGTGTGCAGTTCGGTGCCCGTGCGCTGCATGGCTGCGAAGCGCTCGACGTTCAACAGACCGAACTGGGCCAGTGCCTGTAGCGACTGCCCGTGCGCGGCCGCCGCGCCCAGCAGCTGCGGGTTCGTCTCCGCGACGCGTGCCGACAGCAGGAGCTGCTTGAGCCCCACGTCTTCGACGTCCAGGCCGAGCGCCTTGTAAGAGTCGGCGATCGGCACCAGCGACGGTCCAACGGCCTTGATTGCCTCCGACCAGGTCATGCCGCTCGCGATGGCGGCAGCAAACGTGCCGACAGCCTGCGCGCCGAGGTCCGCCAGCTGCTGTTTACCGAGCTGCGCCGCACCCGCCTGCGCGTCGAGGGCCTGCTTACTGGCGGCTAGCGCGAGGTTGTAGGCCTCAAGCGCCTGGGTGTGCTGCTCGGACTGGTCGGCATCGGAGAACTTCGTCAGCGCCTCGCGCGCCTTGTCGAGTTCCTCGCCGGTGGTCTTAACACGGTCACCGAC
Coding sequences within it:
- a CDS encoding PAS domain-containing protein; translation: MWETVESWWLLAAVVLPGGALYWLTRPLAMKLWRLMVTPVTAHFAGVHRMVATVDRIEGEVRQIKQQVEAELSPNGGGSMKDQLTIVVARQAAIFDGMARPAFQADVSGRFVSVNRAFEVMTGYPSRDLLGMGWVNLIHQDQVEAFMLAWDHTIRDGRILRRDCVLVKANGDELVVCVDAVPVKAGARVLEWQGTFVAPELGSA